In a single window of the Biomphalaria glabrata chromosome 5, xgBioGlab47.1, whole genome shotgun sequence genome:
- the LOC129926317 gene encoding axoneme-associated protein mst101(2)-like — protein MDSRQCDKLKSRQCDIRTLKSRQCDKLKSRQCDTLKSRQCDTLKSRQCDTLKSRQCDTLKSRQCDKLKSRQCDKLKSRQCDTLKSRQCDIRTLKSRQCDTLKSRQCDTLKSRQCDTLKSRQCDTLKSRQCDTLKSRQCDIRTLKSRQCDKLKSRQCDTLKSRQCDTLKSRQCDTLKSRQCDKLKSRQCDTLKSRQRDTLKSRQCDTLKSRQCDKLKSRQCDIRTLKSRQCDKLKSRQCDKLKSRQCDIRTLKSRQCDIRTLKSRQCDIRTLKSRQCDIRTLKSRQCDTLKSRQCDIRTLKSRQCDKLKSRQCDIRTLKSRQCDIRTLKSRQCDIRTLKSRQCDIRTLKSRQCDTLKSRQCDIRTLKSRQCDTLKSRQCDKLKSRQCDKLKSRQCDKLKSRQCDKLKSRQCDKLKSRQCDKLKSRQCDTLKSRQCDTLKSRQCDTLKSRQCDIRTLKSRQCDTLKSRQCDIRTLKSRQCDTLKSRQCDKLKSRQCDTLKSRQCDKLKSRQCDKLKSRQCDKLKSRQCDKLKSRQCDKLKSRQCDKLKSRQCDTLKSRQCDTLKSRQCDKLKSRQCDTLKSRQCDTLKSRQCDKLKSRQCDKLKSRQCDTLKSRECDTLKSRQCDTLKSRQCDKLKSRQCDTLKSRQCDTLKSRQCDTLKSRQCDTLKSRQCDTLKSRQCDTLKSRQCDKLKSRQCDKLKSRQCETLKSRQCDKLKSRQCDTLKSRQCDIRTLKSRQCDTLKSRQCDTLKSRQCDTLKSRQCDTLKSRQCDTLKSRQCDIRTLKSSQCDKLKSRQCDTLKSRQCDTLKSRQCDKLKSRQCDTLKSRQCDKLKSRQCDKLKSRQCDKLKSRQCDIRTLKSWQCDIRTLKSRQCDIRTLKSRQCDKLKSRQCDIRTLKSRQCEKLKSRQCDKLMSRQCDIRTLKSRQCDKLKSRQCDKLKSRQCDTLKSRQCDKLKSRQCDKLKSGQCDIRTLKSRQCDNLKSRQCDIRTLKSRQCENAN, from the exons ATGGAT TCAAGGCAATGTGACAAGCTCAAGTCAAGGCAATGTGACATAAGAACTCTCAAGTCAAGGCAATGTGACAAGCTCAAGTCAAGGCAATGTGACACGCTCAAGTCAAGGCAATGTGACACGCTCAAGTCAAGGCAATGTGACACGCTCAAGTCAAGGCAATGTGACACGCTCAAGTCAAGGCAATGTGACAAGCTCAAGTCAAGGCAATGTGACAAGCTAAAGTCAAGGCAATGTGACACGCTCAAGTCAAGGCAATGTGACATAAGAACGCTCAAGTCAAGGCAATGTGACACGCTCAAGTCAAGGCAATGTGACACGCTCAAGTCAAGGCAATGTGACACGCTCAAGTCAAGGCAATGTGACACGCTCAAGTCAAGGCAATGTGACACGCTCAAGTCAAGGCAATGTGACATAAGAACGCTCAAGTCAAGGCAATGTGACAAGCTCAAGTCAAGGCAATGTGACACGCTCAAGTCAAGGCAATGTGACACGCTCAAGTCAAGGCAATGTGACACGCTCAAGTCAAGGCAATGTGACAAGCTCAAGTCAAGGCAATGTGACACGCTCAAGTCAAGGCAACGTGACACGCTCAAGTCAAGGCAATGTGACACGCTCAAGTCAAGGCAATGTGACAAGCTCAAGTCAAGGCAATGTGACATAAGAACTCTCAAGTCAAGGCAATGTGACAAGCTCAAGTCAAGGCAATGTGACAAGCTCAAGTCAAGGCAATGTGACATAAGAACTCTCAAGTCAAGGCAATGTGACATAAGAACTCTCAAGTCAAGGCAATGTGACATAAGAACTCTCAAGTCAAGGCAATGTGACATAAGAACTCTCAAGTCAAGGCAATGTGACACGCTCAAGTCAAGGCAATGTGACATAAGAACTCTCAAGTCAAGGCAATGTGACAAGCTCAAGTCAAGGCAATGTGACATAAGAACGCTCAAGTCAAGGCAATGTGACATAAGAACTCTCAAGTCAAGGCAATGTGACATAAGAACTCTCAAGTCAAGGCAATGTGACATAAGAACGCTCAAGTCAAGGCAATGTGACACGCTCAAGTCAAGGCAATGTGACATAAGAACTCTCAAGTCAAGGCAATGTGACACGCTCAAGTCAAGGCAATGTGACAAGCTCAAGTCAAGGCAATGTGACAAGCTCAAGTCAAGGCAATGTGACAAGCTCAAGTCAAGGCAATGTGACAAGCTCAAGTCAAGGCAATGTGACAAGCTCAAGTCAAGGCAATGTGACAAGCTCAAGTCAAGGCAATGTGACACGCTCAAGTCAAGGCAATGTGACACGCTCAAGTCAAGGCAATGTGACACGCTCAAGTCAAGGCAATGTGACATAAGAACGCTCAAGTCAAGGCAATGTGACACGCTCAAGTCAAGGCAATGTGACATAAGAACTCTCAAGTCAAGGCAATGTGACACGCTCAAGTCAAGGCAATGTGACAAGCTCAAGTCAAGGCAATGTGACACGCTCAAGTCAAGGCAATGTGACAAGCTCAAGTCAAGGCAATGTGACAAGCTCAAGTCAAGGCAATGTGACAAGCTCAAGTCAAGGCAATGTGATAAGCTCAAGTCAAGGCAATGTGACAAGCTCAAGTCAAGGCAATGTGACAAGCTCAAGTCAAGGCAATGTGACACGCTCAAGTCAAGGCAATGTGACACTCTCAAGTCAAGGCAATGTGACAAGCTCAAGTCAAGGCAATGTGACACGCTCAAGTCAAGGCAATGTGACACGCTCAAGTCAAGGCAATGTGATAAGCTCAAGTCAAGGCAATGTGACAAGCTCAAGTCAAGGCAATGTGACACGCTCAAGTCAAGGGAATGTGACACGCTCAAGTCAAGGCAATGTGACACTCTCAAGTCAAGGCAATGTGACAAGCTCAAGTCAAGGCAATGTGACACGCTCAAGTCAAGGCAATGTGACACGCTCAAGTCAAGGCAATGTGACACGCTCAAGTCAAGGCAATGTGACACGCTCAAGTCAAGGCAATGTGACACGCTCAAGTCAAGGCAATGTGACACGCTCAAGTCAAGGCAATGTGACAAGCTCAAGTCAAGGCAATGTGACAAGCTCAAGTCAAGGCAATGTGAAACGCTCAAGTCAAGGCAATGTGACAAGCTCAAGTCAAGGCAATGTGACACGCTCAAGTCAAGGCAATGTGACATAAGAACGCTCAAGTCAAGGCAATGTGACACGCTCAAGTCAAGGCAATGTGACACGCTCAAGTCAAGGCAATGTGACACGCTCAAGTCAAGGCAATGTGACACGCTCAAGTCAAGGCAATGTGACACGCTCAAGTCAAGGCAATGTGACATAAGAACGCTCAAGTCAAGTCAATGTGACAAGCTCAAGTCAAGGCAATGTGACACGCTCAAGTCAAGGCAATGTGACACGCTCAAGTCAAGGCAATGTGACAAGCTCAAGTCAAGGCAATGTGACACGCTCAAGTCAAGGCAATGTGACAAGCTCAAGTCAAGGCAATGTGACAAGCTCAAGTCAAGGCAATGTGACAAGCTCAAGTCAAGGCAATGTGACATAAGAACGCTCAAGTCATGGCAATGTGACATAAGAACGCTCAAGTCAAGGCAATGTGACATAAGAACGCTCAAGTCAAGGCAATGTGACAAGCTCAAGTCAAGGCAATGTGACATAAGAACGCTCAAGTCAAGGCAATGTGAAAAGCTCAAGTCAAGGCAATGTGACAAGCTCATGTCAAGGCAATGTGACATAAGAACGCTCAAGTCAAGGCAATGTGACAAGCTCAAGTCAAGGCAATGTGACAAGCTCAAGTCAAGGCAATGTGACACGCTCAAGTCAAGGCAATGTGACAAGCTCAAGTCAAGGCAATGTGACAAGCTCAAGTCAGGGCAATGTGACATAAGAACGCTCAAGTCAAGGCAATGTGACAATCTCAAGTCAAGGCAATGTGACATAAGAACGCTCAAGTCAAGGCAATGTGAAAATGCAAATTAA